From Halodesulfovibrio aestuarii DSM 17919 = ATCC 29578, the proteins below share one genomic window:
- a CDS encoding glycosyltransferase, with protein sequence MKIAFFNATTGWGGVKTWTIDVAEELQNLGHDVVLIGKDDRFRNRAVSKNIRAFNVKFGADFSPISIIKFLLFLQKEQPDAIIVNVSKELRTVGIAAKLLGIPLIQRIGLPKDMKRCAKVQLLDKILRPHYLFPCNYNLDGMLEHLPFVKKDRTSTVYTGKPTRPNLLSTSSDTIQFVTTSQLNRKKGHAELMEAMSLLAKQGSPFHWHIVGTGTEEELLKKRCSELNLSEHVTWHGWVQNVFPLLEKADCFVLPSFFEGLPNTLLEAMSCGLIPIARDVGGIHEAWPQGFEDLLIAKAEKASTWASRLQEIIELPKETLFQKKLSVKQHMETNFNITTQAAMLAEEIKRIS encoded by the coding sequence ATGAAAATAGCATTTTTCAATGCTACTACCGGTTGGGGTGGTGTAAAGACGTGGACGATTGATGTAGCTGAGGAGCTTCAAAATCTAGGGCACGACGTTGTTCTCATTGGTAAAGATGATCGATTCCGCAACCGTGCTGTTTCTAAAAATATACGAGCTTTCAACGTAAAATTTGGGGCAGACTTCAGCCCTATCAGTATTATCAAGTTTCTTTTATTTCTCCAAAAAGAACAACCTGATGCCATTATAGTTAACGTAAGCAAAGAACTCAGGACTGTTGGCATTGCCGCAAAACTACTCGGCATTCCACTTATACAAAGAATTGGCCTTCCCAAAGACATGAAACGTTGCGCGAAGGTCCAGTTGTTAGACAAAATTCTTAGGCCTCACTACTTATTCCCGTGCAACTATAACCTCGACGGAATGCTGGAGCACCTACCTTTTGTTAAAAAAGATAGAACATCCACAGTCTACACAGGTAAACCGACTCGCCCAAACCTTCTTTCTACCTCTTCTGATACGATTCAATTTGTCACAACAAGTCAGTTAAATAGAAAAAAAGGACATGCAGAACTCATGGAAGCCATGAGCCTTCTAGCTAAACAGGGCTCCCCATTCCATTGGCACATTGTAGGAACAGGCACAGAAGAAGAATTACTTAAAAAAAGATGCAGTGAATTAAACCTCTCTGAACACGTCACATGGCATGGTTGGGTTCAAAATGTTTTTCCACTCCTTGAAAAAGCTGACTGTTTTGTTCTTCCATCTTTTTTCGAAGGCCTTCCAAATACATTATTAGAGGCCATGTCTTGTGGGCTTATCCCAATAGCAAGAGATGTTGGAGGAATACATGAAGCCTGGCCACAAGGTTTTGAAGATCTGCTCATTGCAAAAGCAGAAAAAGCCAGCACATGGGCATCTCGTTTACAGGAAATTATCGAACTCCCAAAAGAGACGCTATTTCAGAAAAAACTCTCTGTTAAGCAGCACATGGAAACTAACTTTAATATTACAACTCAGGCAGCTATGCTAGCTGAAGAGATAAAACGTATCTCATAA
- the glpQ gene encoding glycerophosphodiester phosphodiesterase, whose product MKKLLSFLLLALMVLGASTAFAGGNKIVIAHRGASGYLPEHTLEAKAAAYFMGADYLEQDLVMTKDDQLVVLHDHYLDRITDVMDKFPNRFRMVDGEKRWFAIDFTLAEIKTLNVTEGFTVKDGKKVQGFGARFPMFTSSFEVPTFEEELQLIQGLNKSTGKNVGIYPEIKAPWFHRAEGKDISLAALNMLKKYGYTTKGDKVYLQCFDPNETRRISKELLPKLGMNIKVVQLIAETSWNETMEKKNGKFVPYNYDWMFKKGAMQRIAEYADGIGPWKPMLVKDESTRNHLVITDMVKEAHANGMEVHPYTFRLDNGRIPAYAASFEDMLDIFYYTVDVDGVFTDYADRAVNFLRRAEYQRQGL is encoded by the coding sequence ATGAAAAAGTTGCTGTCATTTTTACTTCTTGCCCTGATGGTATTAGGCGCAAGCACTGCCTTTGCCGGTGGTAACAAAATCGTAATTGCACACCGCGGTGCTTCCGGCTATTTGCCCGAGCACACTCTTGAAGCTAAAGCTGCTGCGTATTTTATGGGAGCTGACTACCTTGAGCAGGACCTTGTTATGACCAAGGATGACCAGCTTGTAGTACTTCACGATCATTATCTTGACCGTATCACAGACGTTATGGACAAATTTCCAAATCGTTTCCGTATGGTTGACGGCGAAAAACGCTGGTTCGCAATCGACTTTACGTTAGCTGAAATTAAAACCCTTAACGTGACTGAAGGTTTTACAGTCAAAGACGGTAAAAAAGTTCAGGGATTCGGAGCCCGTTTCCCGATGTTCACATCTTCATTTGAAGTACCAACTTTTGAAGAAGAACTTCAACTCATTCAAGGCTTAAATAAATCTACCGGTAAAAATGTTGGTATTTACCCTGAAATCAAGGCTCCTTGGTTCCACCGTGCCGAAGGCAAAGACATCAGTTTGGCTGCTTTGAACATGCTTAAAAAATATGGCTACACAACTAAAGGGGATAAAGTATACCTACAGTGCTTCGATCCAAATGAGACCCGTCGCATCAGTAAAGAACTTCTTCCTAAACTTGGTATGAACATTAAAGTTGTTCAACTGATAGCTGAAACCAGTTGGAACGAAACCATGGAAAAGAAAAACGGCAAGTTCGTTCCTTACAACTACGACTGGATGTTTAAAAAAGGTGCAATGCAGCGAATTGCTGAATACGCAGACGGCATCGGCCCTTGGAAGCCAATGCTCGTGAAAGATGAATCCACCCGTAACCATCTTGTTATTACAGATATGGTTAAAGAAGCTCATGCAAACGGCATGGAAGTTCATCCTTACACCTTCCGTCTTGATAACGGTCGTATTCCTGCATATGCTGCAAGCTTTGAAGACATGCTCGACATTTTCTACTACACAGTAGATGTAGACGGTGTCTTCACTGACTACGCAGACCGTGCTGTCAACTTCTTGCGCCGCGCTGAATACCAGCGTCAGGGATTATAA
- a CDS encoding DUF2333 family protein — translation MSRIGIASLKQLFHSKSGSRSLIVVLIFLIFGIGVSILGIRAQVAEQPVMPVTGEIKSDADIAPLVFKAAYFSLDRELNNSAIGWVPNDLMISPTSWFDNKKNLQRGIIFATRGVINVYTTHFARSGSGEEINKHLLKAQTSSFPYAEDVWMFASSESRYKEGIQSINSYLEDVENGKAVFNVKTDDLYTLIDTLESLIEMPQSRLKTGVDSHFEADDAIYFAKGVCLVVRDVLNTVTLAYPELMNRGGEQNVAVALETLDTIASFNPLYVFAGGNKNGDSMLPNQVQALASKLDITANRLRDIKLALDK, via the coding sequence ATGTCACGCATAGGAATTGCCTCCTTGAAACAGCTTTTTCACAGTAAAAGTGGTTCAAGGTCTTTAATAGTAGTACTGATTTTTTTGATTTTTGGTATAGGTGTCAGCATTCTTGGAATTCGTGCTCAGGTAGCAGAACAGCCTGTAATGCCGGTTACAGGCGAAATTAAAAGCGATGCAGATATTGCGCCGTTAGTTTTTAAGGCTGCTTATTTCTCGTTGGACAGAGAACTGAATAATTCGGCTATTGGCTGGGTGCCTAACGACTTAATGATTTCTCCTACTTCGTGGTTCGATAATAAAAAGAATCTTCAGCGAGGGATTATTTTTGCGACTCGCGGTGTTATTAATGTCTACACCACTCATTTCGCACGTAGTGGTTCCGGTGAAGAAATAAATAAACATTTACTGAAAGCACAGACATCATCCTTCCCGTATGCTGAAGACGTTTGGATGTTTGCATCATCAGAGAGCAGATACAAGGAAGGTATTCAGTCTATTAATTCATACTTGGAAGATGTTGAAAACGGCAAGGCTGTGTTCAATGTTAAGACTGATGATCTGTATACTCTTATTGACACTCTGGAATCACTTATTGAAATGCCGCAGTCTCGTTTAAAAACTGGTGTTGATTCTCATTTTGAAGCTGATGATGCTATCTACTTCGCTAAGGGGGTCTGTCTGGTTGTGCGTGACGTGCTGAATACTGTAACTCTGGCATACCCTGAGTTGATGAATCGCGGTGGTGAGCAGAATGTTGCCGTTGCTTTGGAGACGCTTGATACTATTGCCAGCTTTAATCCTTTGTATGTATTTGCTGGCGGTAATAAAAATGGTGATTCAATGCTTCCGAATCAGGTGCAGGCATTGGCATCTAAGCTTGATATTACAGCAAATAGATTGCGTGATATCAAACTGGCATTGGATAAGTAA
- a CDS encoding aldo/keto reductase: protein MKHFQLPTGEKIPALGLGTYLSPPEKIERAILSALDAGYRHIDCAAIYGNEKHIGAVLKKAFNQYPRKDLWITSKLWCDAHKPEDVLPALTRTLEDLGLDYLDLYLIHWPVALKRGVELPETKEDYLTLEEVPLRTTWRAMEDCADRGIVRNIGVSNFSTKKLTTLLSTAAIPPAVNQIEMHPYQQQRVQVAFAKKHDITLTAYCPLGSVGEARTTRKGCTPPPLLKHPLIMTIAKKHGSTAAQVLIAWLLKQDIVAIPKSVTPERIQENFKGSELSLDANDMRVIAELDMGARIIDGKVFTLHNSPYTFENLWDGEC, encoded by the coding sequence ATGAAGCATTTCCAATTACCGACTGGAGAAAAAATACCAGCGTTAGGACTTGGCACCTACCTTAGTCCACCAGAAAAAATAGAGCGCGCTATCCTGTCGGCTCTTGATGCTGGGTACAGACACATAGATTGTGCCGCAATTTACGGTAATGAAAAGCACATTGGTGCCGTATTAAAAAAAGCATTCAACCAATATCCACGTAAAGATTTATGGATCACCTCAAAACTCTGGTGTGACGCTCATAAACCGGAAGATGTACTTCCTGCTCTCACACGGACTCTTGAAGATCTCGGACTGGACTATCTGGATTTGTACCTCATACATTGGCCGGTCGCATTAAAACGCGGAGTAGAACTTCCTGAAACAAAAGAAGATTACCTTACGCTGGAAGAAGTACCGCTACGTACTACATGGCGCGCCATGGAAGATTGCGCTGATCGAGGGATTGTCCGAAATATCGGCGTAAGCAATTTCAGCACAAAAAAACTTACAACACTACTCTCCACTGCCGCCATTCCTCCTGCTGTCAACCAAATCGAAATGCATCCTTACCAGCAACAACGGGTACAAGTTGCCTTTGCTAAAAAGCACGACATTACCCTCACAGCATATTGCCCACTCGGCTCCGTGGGAGAGGCTAGGACAACACGAAAAGGCTGCACGCCTCCGCCTCTGCTCAAACATCCCCTCATTATGACGATTGCAAAAAAGCATGGAAGTACTGCGGCTCAAGTACTGATCGCCTGGCTTTTGAAACAAGACATTGTTGCAATTCCAAAATCTGTTACTCCGGAAAGAATCCAAGAAAACTTCAAAGGCTCAGAATTATCTTTAGACGCGAATGACATGAGAGTTATCGCAGAGCTAGACATGGGAGCACGTATTATCGACGGAAAAGTGTTCACACTCCACAACTCGCCGTACACCTTTGAAAACTTGTGGGATGGAGAATGCTAA
- a CDS encoding metallophosphoesterase, whose protein sequence is MTYFSIVMTSVLFVLWAIVCWRMIVPLTVRRSTKIVLAVGLFIALVIYYVTRAVVREEGLPVEIHDTLRWVGYLSLGFISLTIPFLFVKEVVQLGGRIVTSKRRPVDGARRAFLHNAGNAVVMAAVLPTMSLSVKEAFATPLVKQNVLRIAGLHSDLEGLRIVQISDLHVGSILDGKWLNALMVQIEALRPDVFVLTGDAIDGRVSRVGKELDALLKFEAPLGNFFVTGNHEFYSGVDGWVEQLRALNFTVLNNEHTLVRKGEGKLLMAGVWDYHGERFGEQYVSDPFAAKAGAPEHDLSILLAHQPKSIFEASKAKFDIQLSGHTHGGQYFPWTYAVHLFQPYVKGMHCVDGSRLYVSTGTGFWGPPMRLTVPPEVTVHTVTGIRA, encoded by the coding sequence ATGACGTATTTTTCAATAGTGATGACATCAGTTCTGTTTGTTCTTTGGGCAATTGTTTGTTGGCGAATGATTGTTCCGCTTACTGTACGTCGGTCTACCAAGATTGTGCTTGCTGTTGGTTTGTTTATTGCCTTGGTTATTTATTACGTTACCCGGGCAGTTGTTCGTGAAGAAGGGCTTCCTGTTGAGATTCACGATACATTGCGATGGGTAGGCTATTTATCGTTAGGGTTTATATCTCTTACTATCCCATTCCTTTTTGTAAAAGAGGTGGTGCAGTTGGGAGGGCGTATTGTAACAAGCAAGAGAAGACCTGTTGATGGAGCCCGTCGCGCTTTTTTGCACAACGCAGGCAATGCGGTTGTCATGGCGGCTGTGCTTCCTACAATGTCACTTTCCGTAAAGGAGGCGTTTGCGACTCCTCTTGTGAAACAAAACGTATTACGAATTGCAGGATTGCACTCTGATTTGGAAGGGTTGCGAATTGTCCAAATTTCCGATTTACATGTTGGATCGATATTGGATGGGAAATGGCTTAATGCATTGATGGTACAGATTGAAGCGTTACGTCCTGACGTATTTGTACTTACTGGAGATGCTATAGATGGCAGAGTCTCTCGTGTTGGAAAAGAACTCGATGCATTGCTCAAGTTTGAAGCACCATTAGGGAATTTTTTTGTGACCGGTAATCATGAATTTTATTCCGGTGTTGATGGTTGGGTCGAACAACTGCGGGCACTTAATTTTACTGTGCTGAATAATGAGCATACTCTTGTACGCAAAGGAGAAGGTAAGCTTTTAATGGCAGGTGTCTGGGATTATCATGGCGAACGATTTGGTGAACAATATGTTTCTGATCCGTTTGCTGCAAAAGCCGGTGCACCGGAACATGATCTTTCTATCCTGCTGGCACACCAGCCTAAAAGTATTTTTGAAGCTAGTAAGGCAAAATTTGATATACAGCTTTCAGGTCATACACATGGTGGACAATACTTTCCATGGACGTACGCGGTGCATTTATTCCAGCCCTATGTAAAAGGGATGCACTGTGTTGATGGAAGCAGGTTGTATGTGAGCACGGGAACCGGATTCTGGGGGCCGCCGATGCGTCTTACAGTTCCTCCGGAGGTTACTGTGCATACGGTTACAGGCATTAGGGCTTAG
- a CDS encoding DUF2955 domain-containing protein, translating into MFEIIRKTLIIALCLVLSKVLHLQVGIFLVLYGIIIANNCPVNRLPVMLRILAPSFLAAVGASFVNQIFSAHPFIIWTLSVVYFDHIRKKTDTSVKARSAIFPLFNVIFIDTFANSSDFVLVVPDLIRDLLVSIFLASAIAYLVNLLLPIKLKKIQTPVVTLPVSGAERLKILILVGGGLAFLMLNEVTSATFCLVPVITSVMQPTYGHMKKEVEKRIITQVGGCCSAMFLSILFMGTEINVATFFLVSFGLVFTLMKWCECPDPVERSIHNDAVLGILVPFQLYIGKYGNNFGLDLIALRTVELVLALGVVYCVAIMLGKNQLART; encoded by the coding sequence GTGTTTGAAATAATAAGAAAAACACTTATAATCGCGTTGTGTCTTGTTCTGAGCAAAGTTTTACACCTGCAAGTTGGAATTTTTTTGGTATTATACGGGATAATTATAGCGAATAATTGTCCTGTTAACAGATTACCGGTCATGCTAAGAATATTAGCCCCTTCTTTTTTGGCTGCGGTTGGGGCTTCCTTTGTTAACCAAATTTTCTCTGCGCATCCATTTATTATCTGGACATTGTCGGTTGTATATTTTGATCATATTAGAAAAAAGACTGACACTAGCGTAAAAGCAAGATCAGCTATCTTTCCGCTATTTAATGTTATTTTTATTGATACCTTTGCTAACAGTAGTGACTTCGTTCTGGTTGTGCCAGATCTCATACGTGATCTTCTTGTGAGCATTTTTTTGGCTTCTGCTATTGCGTATTTGGTGAATCTACTATTGCCCATTAAATTGAAGAAAATACAAACGCCTGTTGTGACGTTACCTGTTTCAGGTGCGGAGCGTCTTAAAATATTGATTCTTGTAGGGGGCGGCCTCGCATTTTTAATGCTCAATGAAGTGACTAGTGCAACATTTTGTTTAGTCCCTGTTATAACATCCGTTATGCAACCAACATATGGGCATATGAAGAAAGAAGTGGAAAAAAGAATTATTACACAGGTTGGTGGCTGCTGTAGTGCAATGTTTCTTTCTATTCTATTTATGGGGACTGAAATTAATGTTGCAACGTTCTTTCTTGTCTCGTTTGGGTTGGTATTTACCTTGATGAAATGGTGTGAGTGTCCTGATCCTGTGGAACGTTCAATACACAACGATGCCGTGTTGGGAATTCTGGTTCCTTTTCAATTGTACATTGGTAAATATGGAAATAATTTTGGCTTAGATTTGATTGCGTTGCGAACTGTAGAGCTCGTGCTTGCTTTGGGGGTAGTTTATTGTGTTGCTATCATGTTGGGGAAAAATCAGTTAGCCCGAACCTGA
- a CDS encoding efflux RND transporter periplasmic adaptor subunit gives MKDSVYAHITRITLFLALALSVFFVVSDNMLPFTTQATVKTISIDVMPEVNGYIKSIEIQEGEFVKRGDVLVCIDPEQYEIAKEKAEAVLFQRQSEYDEAVQHVNRIKPLAARAFVSEEELDNAMSKEAITRAAVLSARSDVKMASLNLERTKVRANDSGIVTNLTFSKGMYASTTAPIVHLVKGVQWIEGDFAEKGLSALAVNEQVNIVYDAIPNKVFRGRIISIDHAISSGISQRSRLGEIGNETRWIRPQQKIRVRIVPDTFDIHIIAGSRASLMVRGSGGATVVSDAWMRLLSLFRFVY, from the coding sequence ATGAAAGATTCAGTATATGCGCATATAACTAGAATTACATTGTTTTTAGCTTTGGCATTGAGCGTATTTTTTGTGGTTAGTGATAACATGTTGCCGTTTACGACACAGGCCACGGTAAAAACGATTTCCATTGATGTGATGCCGGAAGTGAACGGGTACATAAAAAGTATAGAGATACAAGAGGGGGAGTTTGTAAAACGCGGGGATGTACTTGTTTGTATTGATCCTGAGCAATATGAAATTGCAAAAGAAAAAGCAGAAGCTGTGCTTTTTCAAAGACAAAGTGAATATGATGAGGCGGTACAGCATGTTAACCGTATCAAACCATTAGCGGCGCGTGCATTTGTTAGCGAAGAAGAGTTGGATAATGCGATGAGCAAAGAGGCCATTACCCGTGCCGCAGTGCTGTCTGCAAGGTCAGATGTTAAAATGGCTTCTTTGAATTTAGAAAGGACAAAAGTCCGGGCTAACGATTCCGGAATAGTGACAAACCTTACTTTTTCCAAAGGGATGTACGCGTCTACAACAGCACCGATAGTGCATCTGGTGAAGGGGGTACAGTGGATCGAAGGGGATTTTGCAGAGAAAGGCTTGTCTGCCTTGGCTGTTAATGAACAAGTAAATATTGTGTATGATGCAATTCCTAATAAGGTGTTCAGGGGCAGAATCATATCTATCGATCACGCTATCAGTTCAGGTATCAGTCAGCGCAGTCGATTAGGTGAAATAGGAAATGAAACAAGATGGATACGTCCTCAGCAAAAAATACGAGTCCGTATTGTTCCCGATACGTTTGACATACACATTATTGCAGGCAGTCGTGCGAGTCTTATGGTGAGAGGAAGCGGGGGAGCTACGGTTGTTTCTGATGCGTGGATGAGACTTTTGAGCTTGTTTAGATTTGTGTATTGA
- a CDS encoding methyl-accepting chemotaxis protein has protein sequence MFKSIKAKVTALVMTASLVSVALVLIFSNVIVREDAIKSYELSSKTDATLVEHIVTSFFADAINTTKELALLKDLQDVTGTFTYNNTIQSEIHFAFNDLTQSEHRLAGAFSNAQASHTSYELVYYGSNTGGFIMSEPTVLPAQYDPRQRPWYKTAVASSSGSAISKAYQSTSGMPVASTMTVVRNQQGKVLGVIAVDVQLSMLVTLMKDIKIGETGRVLLLENDGTVLAAPGDEHLIMKRIGSTGNKALDSLAAKQDGMYEIEAESGTQLVRMHSVPATGHKLLVIKNESEVLEAAKYSLMVTVVSGVCVTLLIGLIAYLFVLRTVKPLYRVIHFAKEVSKGEYSNVQPDAEFSGEILDLHLALKEMVASLVSSIQMADSKTEEAEKQTARANEALQTAAEAQAQAEVARKEGLNHAAGQLESIVENIGSVSEELTALVEQTRLGTERQAARSGETATAMVQMNTAVMEVARNASDAAQHSEVMRESVIHEADSVMEVVKAIDDVASRSEKMMNSLGSLGEKAQGIGQIMDVISDIADQTNLLALNAAIEAARAGEAGRGFAVVADEVRKLAEKTMHATSEVEQAVSAIQQGTSQNIEAMKQTTDVVVNCTSLAKEAGDSLVNMTTMIESSTDMVRVIATASEEQSASSEEINASVEEVTTLAGQMASSASDSARTMATLARLSDELNGVIQTLKQD, from the coding sequence ATGTTTAAAAGTATCAAAGCCAAGGTCACGGCTTTAGTGATGACAGCTTCGTTAGTGTCGGTTGCGTTGGTTCTTATTTTTTCAAATGTTATTGTGCGCGAGGACGCTATTAAATCGTATGAACTGTCGTCAAAAACAGATGCGACCCTTGTTGAGCATATCGTAACCAGTTTTTTCGCCGATGCGATTAATACAACGAAAGAATTGGCGTTACTTAAGGATCTGCAAGACGTTACAGGAACATTTACCTATAACAATACGATTCAGTCTGAAATTCATTTTGCCTTTAACGATCTGACACAATCTGAACATCGTCTGGCAGGAGCATTCTCCAATGCACAAGCCTCACATACAAGTTATGAGTTAGTATATTATGGCAGTAACACTGGTGGCTTTATTATGTCCGAGCCAACAGTGTTGCCGGCGCAATATGATCCTCGCCAGCGTCCTTGGTATAAAACAGCAGTAGCCTCTTCTTCCGGTTCGGCTATTTCTAAGGCTTATCAGAGTACTTCCGGTATGCCTGTGGCAAGCACCATGACTGTTGTGCGTAATCAACAAGGGAAAGTACTTGGTGTCATTGCTGTTGATGTTCAGCTTTCTATGCTTGTAACACTGATGAAGGATATTAAAATTGGTGAAACAGGTCGGGTACTGTTGCTTGAAAATGATGGAACTGTGCTTGCAGCCCCTGGGGATGAACATCTTATTATGAAACGCATTGGCTCTACCGGGAACAAGGCGTTAGACTCATTAGCGGCAAAACAGGATGGCATGTACGAGATTGAAGCTGAGAGCGGTACGCAGCTTGTTCGTATGCATTCTGTACCTGCAACCGGCCATAAATTACTTGTTATAAAAAATGAAAGTGAAGTCCTTGAAGCGGCCAAATATAGCCTGATGGTTACTGTTGTTTCAGGTGTGTGTGTGACATTACTTATTGGATTAATAGCATATTTGTTTGTTTTGCGTACGGTAAAGCCTCTTTACAGAGTTATTCACTTTGCAAAAGAAGTAAGCAAGGGTGAGTATTCAAATGTTCAACCTGATGCTGAATTCTCAGGTGAAATTTTGGATCTGCATCTTGCGCTGAAGGAAATGGTAGCTAGTCTTGTGAGCTCTATTCAGATGGCAGATAGTAAAACAGAAGAGGCTGAAAAACAGACAGCACGAGCAAATGAAGCTCTGCAAACGGCTGCCGAGGCTCAAGCTCAGGCTGAAGTTGCCCGTAAAGAAGGGCTGAACCACGCAGCTGGGCAGCTCGAGTCTATTGTTGAGAATATTGGTTCTGTCTCAGAGGAATTAACAGCGCTTGTTGAACAGACCAGACTTGGGACAGAACGGCAGGCTGCACGCAGCGGAGAAACTGCAACGGCTATGGTGCAGATGAATACTGCTGTAATGGAAGTTGCTCGTAATGCATCTGATGCAGCTCAGCACTCTGAAGTAATGCGTGAAAGCGTGATACATGAGGCTGACTCTGTAATGGAGGTTGTGAAAGCTATTGATGATGTGGCAAGTCGATCTGAAAAAATGATGAACAGCCTTGGCTCACTCGGCGAAAAAGCACAGGGTATTGGTCAGATTATGGACGTGATTTCGGACATTGCAGACCAGACAAACTTGCTTGCATTAAATGCAGCTATTGAAGCTGCCCGTGCAGGAGAGGCAGGACGTGGATTTGCAGTTGTTGCTGATGAAGTCCGCAAGCTTGCAGAAAAAACGATGCACGCCACATCAGAAGTTGAACAGGCTGTTTCAGCTATTCAGCAGGGAACAAGTCAGAATATTGAAGCCATGAAGCAGACAACAGATGTGGTTGTGAACTGTACCAGTCTTGCGAAGGAAGCAGGCGATTCATTGGTGAACATGACTACAATGATTGAAAGCTCCACTGACATGGTACGTGTTATCGCCACGGCATCGGAAGAGCAGTCCGCTAGCAGTGAAGAAATTAATGCAAGTGTAGAGGAAGTAACAACGTTGGCTGGCCAAATGGCCTCCTCGGCCAGTGATTCTGCGAGGACAATGGCAACGTTGGCTCGTCTGTCTGATGAATTGAATGGTGTTATTCAGACTTTGAAACAGGATTAA
- a CDS encoding amidohydrolase family protein, with product MLNAIRARRILPMEGHNTSSRTDSGYYSFPDVIEDGVIVHNSSTIVDVLSFNAFSKKYTLKAEDLGDVTLAPALINCHNHLELAHLKGKATFGEGFETWIDSALPHMATPVTALSLESAVSEMAKTGTAHIADVNGRAPKAVYDAVTAYNLSCHIQFEVFGYNFPNIATGTLCPEDLFSSTAATLPNEAKKRWMTLSGHALYSTSPDALVVAKQWCRSHERYFSIHLSEHLGEDELLTKGTGRFREQLSRRVLPKDFTPPKMRAVPYAKHLGLLDESTLAVHCVHCTQEDINILQESGTTVCLCPRSNELIGVGTAPVRNFLEAGLQLTLGTDSLASNHDLNLWNEARYLRDNFDIPTGALLRMLTIAGAKALGITNELGTLSKGKRFHYAILPEDF from the coding sequence ATGCTCAATGCCATCCGCGCTCGTCGCATCCTACCTATGGAAGGCCATAACACTTCCTCCCGAACAGATTCGGGATATTACTCTTTTCCAGATGTCATTGAAGACGGCGTTATCGTCCACAACAGTTCAACTATTGTGGACGTTCTTTCGTTCAATGCCTTTTCAAAAAAGTACACTCTCAAAGCGGAAGATCTGGGCGATGTAACACTGGCACCAGCTCTCATTAACTGCCATAACCATCTGGAGCTTGCCCATCTAAAAGGTAAAGCAACATTTGGTGAAGGGTTTGAGACATGGATTGATTCAGCTCTGCCACACATGGCAACTCCAGTTACTGCTCTAAGCCTTGAATCCGCCGTGTCTGAAATGGCAAAAACTGGCACTGCTCATATCGCAGATGTTAACGGACGCGCACCTAAAGCTGTGTACGATGCCGTTACTGCATATAACCTCAGCTGCCATATTCAGTTTGAAGTGTTCGGCTATAATTTTCCCAATATTGCCACCGGAACCTTATGTCCCGAGGACTTATTCTCCTCCACTGCTGCGACATTGCCAAACGAAGCCAAAAAACGATGGATGACTCTTTCCGGTCACGCTCTCTATTCAACCAGTCCTGATGCATTGGTTGTTGCTAAACAATGGTGCCGCTCTCATGAGCGGTATTTTTCTATCCATCTTTCAGAGCATCTAGGTGAAGATGAGTTGCTAACCAAGGGAACCGGCCGCTTTAGAGAACAACTTTCACGCCGAGTTCTCCCCAAGGACTTTACTCCGCCTAAAATGCGTGCAGTACCATATGCGAAGCATCTTGGGTTACTTGATGAATCTACTCTTGCCGTCCACTGCGTCCACTGCACACAGGAAGACATCAATATTCTTCAGGAAAGCGGGACAACTGTGTGCCTGTGCCCACGCTCCAATGAACTTATCGGAGTAGGCACCGCACCAGTACGCAATTTTCTAGAAGCAGGCCTTCAACTGACCCTCGGTACAGACAGCCTTGCTTCAAACCATGACCTCAACCTTTGGAATGAAGCGCGCTACCTGCGCGATAATTTCGATATACCTACCGGTGCATTGTTACGCATGCTTACTATTGCAGGCGCCAAAGCACTGGGCATTACGAATGAATTAGGAACATTGTCGAAAGGCAAACGGTTCCACTACGCTATTTTGCCGGAAGACTTTTAG